A stretch of the Luteimonas sp. JM171 genome encodes the following:
- a CDS encoding DUF2007 domain-containing protein, whose translation MKSIYQAAHGVDAHMVRALLEQAGIPAQVRGEYLQGALGELPVNGMVTVWVAEADAAQAREMVARWEQSVPEQGSGEDDRIEPHPETPPARQGGRATAIVAALLLVPVLWWALSRLAG comes from the coding sequence ATGAAATCCATCTACCAGGCGGCCCACGGCGTCGACGCCCACATGGTCCGGGCGCTGCTGGAGCAGGCGGGCATCCCCGCCCAGGTGCGCGGCGAATACCTGCAGGGCGCGCTGGGCGAGCTGCCGGTCAACGGCATGGTGACGGTCTGGGTGGCCGAAGCGGACGCGGCGCAGGCGCGGGAGATGGTCGCGCGCTGGGAACAATCCGTCCCGGAGCAAGGGTCGGGAGAGGACGACCGAATTGAACCGCACCCGGAAACTCCACCGGCGCGACAGGGCGGCCGTGCAACCGCCATCGTGGCCGCGCTGCTGCTGGTGCCGGTCCTGTGGTGGGCGCTCAGCCGCCTGGCCGGCTGA
- a CDS encoding carbohydrate kinase family protein — translation MSVLICGSLAYDTIMVFPDQFKNHILPDKVHILNVSFLVPAMRREFGGCAGNIAYNLKLLGGDPIPMATVGQDFGPYRAWFQDNGIRLDHVKVIDEMFTPQAFITTDHDNNQITAFHPGAMMRSHENHVSDVEGVKFGIVSPDGREGMLQNAREFAEAGIPFIFDPGQALPLFNGEELRDFIDKAAYVTANDYESNLLSERTGWSETEIASRVKAYIATRGPKGACIITDGKAHDIPPARERRITDPTGCGDAFRAGLIHGITAGRDWETTGRMANLMGALKVEHPGTQNQRFDWDGFADQFREQFGYAL, via the coding sequence ATGTCGGTCCTGATCTGCGGTTCCCTGGCTTACGACACCATCATGGTGTTCCCGGACCAGTTCAAGAACCACATCCTGCCGGACAAGGTGCACATCCTGAACGTGTCGTTCCTGGTCCCCGCGATGCGCCGCGAGTTCGGCGGCTGCGCCGGCAACATCGCCTACAACCTCAAGCTGCTGGGCGGCGACCCGATCCCGATGGCCACCGTGGGCCAGGATTTCGGGCCGTACCGGGCCTGGTTTCAGGACAACGGCATCCGCCTGGACCACGTCAAGGTGATCGATGAGATGTTCACGCCGCAGGCGTTCATCACCACCGACCACGACAACAACCAGATCACCGCCTTCCATCCCGGCGCCATGATGCGCAGCCACGAGAACCACGTGAGCGACGTGGAAGGGGTGAAGTTCGGCATCGTCAGCCCCGACGGGCGCGAGGGCATGCTGCAGAACGCGCGCGAGTTCGCCGAGGCCGGGATCCCCTTCATCTTCGACCCCGGCCAGGCGCTGCCGCTGTTCAACGGCGAGGAACTGCGCGACTTCATCGACAAGGCGGCCTACGTCACCGCCAACGACTACGAATCCAACCTGCTGTCCGAGCGCACCGGCTGGAGCGAGACGGAAATCGCCAGCCGGGTGAAGGCCTACATCGCCACCCGCGGCCCCAAGGGCGCCTGCATCATCACCGACGGCAAGGCCCACGACATCCCGCCGGCGCGCGAGCGCCGCATCACCGACCCCACCGGCTGCGGCGACGCGTTCCGCGCCGGCCTCATCCACGGCATCACCGCCGGCCGCGACTGGGAAACCACCGGTCGCATGGCGAACCTCATGGGCGCGCTCAAGGTCGAGCACCCCGGCACCCAGAACCAGCGCTTCGACTGGGACGGGTTCGCGGACCAGTTCCGGGAGCAGTTCGGCTACGCGCTCTGA
- a CDS encoding alkaline phosphatase — protein MMKHRPFARRFAAALLVSLALATGAHAGEREQPLARNVILFVADAAGVSTVHAASLHGYGEPLALRVQQWPHLGLAEMSPVDEWKSDSANGMSQIMTGVKTRNGVISQGPDAIRGQKDGTLAKTLLEHAEERGLRTGVITSQSVADATPGATYAHANDRSRQGEIFMQAFSPRHGDGVDVLMGAGREHIGGLLAQAGTGFEDLARMHGRPIHASLDEIDPTDARPVVVADSLDVRAATLRALDLLADSPEGYFLVVEWDAHTDDVRQGLQNMVDLDRLMAEVEQRVDLDETLLLFTADHSFGLQVDGGKRGEPLLAGYEAWKQAGGDEEVVRLENVMINRTHTAEEVVVLATGAGAHRVRGYFPGTHLFEVMLQAWGWTPDSP, from the coding sequence ATGATGAAACACCGCCCGTTCGCCCGCCGGTTCGCCGCCGCGCTGCTGGTCTCGCTTGCCCTGGCCACGGGCGCCCACGCCGGCGAGCGCGAGCAGCCGCTCGCGAGGAACGTGATCCTCTTCGTTGCCGACGCCGCGGGCGTTTCCACCGTGCACGCGGCCAGCCTGCATGGATATGGTGAGCCGCTGGCCCTGCGGGTCCAGCAATGGCCGCACCTCGGCCTGGCCGAGATGTCGCCGGTGGACGAGTGGAAGTCCGATTCGGCGAACGGCATGTCCCAGATCATGACCGGGGTGAAGACCCGCAACGGCGTGATCAGCCAAGGACCGGACGCAATCCGCGGCCAGAAGGATGGAACGCTGGCCAAGACCCTGCTCGAGCATGCCGAGGAGCGTGGCCTGCGCACCGGCGTGATCACCAGCCAGTCCGTTGCCGACGCCACGCCCGGGGCAACCTATGCCCACGCCAACGACCGCAGCAGACAGGGCGAGATCTTCATGCAGGCGTTCAGCCCGCGCCATGGTGACGGCGTCGATGTGCTGATGGGCGCCGGCCGAGAGCACATCGGTGGGCTGCTGGCCCAGGCCGGCACCGGCTTCGAGGACCTGGCGCGCATGCACGGCCGGCCCATCCATGCCTCGCTGGATGAGATCGACCCGACCGATGCGCGCCCGGTGGTGGTGGCCGACAGCCTGGACGTGCGCGCCGCCACCCTGCGCGCGCTGGACCTGCTGGCGGATTCGCCGGAGGGCTACTTCCTGGTGGTGGAGTGGGATGCGCACACCGACGACGTGCGCCAGGGGCTGCAGAACATGGTCGATCTGGACCGGCTGATGGCCGAAGTCGAGCAGCGCGTGGACCTGGACGAAACCCTGCTTCTGTTCACCGCCGACCATTCCTTCGGCCTGCAGGTGGACGGTGGCAAGCGCGGCGAGCCGCTGTTGGCAGGCTACGAGGCGTGGAAACAGGCGGGTGGCGACGAGGAGGTGGTGCGGCTGGAGAACGTGATGATCAATCGCACCCACACCGCCGAGGAAGTGGTGGTGCTGGCCACCGGCGCCGGCGCACACCGGGTGCGCGGCTATTTCCCGGGCACCCACCTGTTCGAAGTGATGCTCCAGGCCTGGGGATGGACGCCGGACTCGCCGTAG